Proteins from a single region of Terriglobales bacterium:
- the rpsG gene encoding 30S ribosomal protein S7 produces the protein MPRKGYIAKREVPPDPIYGSTLVTKFVNSMMYEGKKSTAQNIFYTAMKNLETRGGSDALTLFKKAVENAKPLLEVKTRRVGGANYQVPVEVNPDRRTSLAIRWLIGYSRDRGEKGMTEKLSNELLDAANNRGAAIKKKEDVHRMAEANKAFAHYRW, from the coding sequence GATCCGATCTACGGTTCGACGCTGGTCACCAAGTTCGTGAACTCGATGATGTATGAGGGCAAGAAATCCACCGCCCAGAACATCTTCTACACCGCCATGAAGAACCTGGAGACGCGCGGGGGTTCCGACGCGCTCACCCTGTTCAAGAAGGCAGTGGAGAACGCCAAGCCGCTGCTCGAGGTCAAGACCCGGCGCGTGGGCGGCGCCAACTACCAGGTCCCGGTGGAAGTGAATCCGGACCGGCGCACCTCGCTGGCCATCCGCTGGCTCATCGGATACAGCCGTGACCGCGGCGAGAAGGGCATGACCGAGAAGCTCTCGAACGAGTTGCTGGACGCCGCCAACAACCGCGGCGCCGCGATCAAGAAGAAGGAAGACGTCCACCGCATGGCCGAGGCCAACAAGGCCTTCGCGCACTACCGGTGGTGA